The nucleotide sequence TGTGAAGCGCAAGAATCCTCGGCGGATTACAGAGAAGCTTGAGTTCAGGAAGTATGATCCTCGTGTAAACAAGCATGTTCTATTTACGGAAGCCAAGATGAAGTGAGACAGTGCAGCCTTTTTTTTTTCTTGACATAAGACCTCCACTGTTCATTTTCGTTGAAGACAATGCTACCTTTATTAGTTTGTTCCAGATTCGAGAGTTTCATGTGGGCACCAAATCAGCATGGATCTTGCTCTGCCTGCCTGTTTATTTGTATTCTAAGTTTGTAACTGAAATGAGCTGCAAGCCTGCAAAAGTACTGCCCATCTAGTGTTGTGATGATTATCATGTGGATGCTTGGTTCTGAAACTTAAAGCAGCCACAGATGAAGGGTAGAGGGTCTGAACCACCAAGATAAATGTAagttttttctttccttttatgTTCTTTTCCTTTCCTGTTTAATACCTGAAATATTTATGCTGTCTCCGCAACCGAGTATCAGATAGCTGAGAGGCATGATTTGCTATTACTGTTTATGTTTCATGATTCAAGTATGAACTCTGAACAATGTTCTTTTGTGTGGATGACATCATATATCAACAAACAAACAATACATCATACATCTTGTGAAAAAAAGCAGGCTGTCGATCCTTGACCATCTTCAGAATTAGCATTGGCAAGTAGCTAACTGTCTAATTCTAAAAGGTCAGGTACTAACTTTCTGTGTCCTCAGACGCATGAAACTGCTCGGCCGCTGTGAAGCTACTACTTGCTTCACCCCAGCTCTGCAAGCATATCCTGGAGCTAGGATCATAGTCCCACAGTCCGGACGCTGTCTGTCGCCAGAGTTTCTTCTTCCTCCCGTTTACCCAGTTATTGTGGATGATGAAGCACCCAAGGTTCCTGCAAGCCAAGCGCAGATCGTGCCTCTCCCAAAGTCCCTTGTAAGCTCCATTGGGAAACTTGTCCCGGTCCAGGAACACAACAGTGAGGTTCGTGCTAGGCTCTAAGCATCTGTCATCGCCGAGGCGGTTCACACCCCCCTTCCCACACAAGACGTCATAGAAGCTTGGCTGCTCTGATGAGTTTGATTTGGCCGCGTGCTTCACTACCATATCCATTGTGGTGATGGTGGCGCTGTCTGATCGGGCGTAGTAGAAACCCGAATTTAGGCGGCGTGGCATGTTTATTGGCCCTGTCAACAACGAACAATGAGAATTCTCAAACACACTGTTCTTTTTAGGTATTTTGTTTCTTGAATGGAAATTGGCACAATGCTGTAAGGTGTAAAATGTGCAAAAAATTCTAACACACGATTTAGATAAGAACACTGTTATCCACCACCAGAAGAAACATTAGCAAAAACAAATTTGTAACCACAATCACTAGGAGGTAAAAGGTCACCTGTCTCATTGAATTCATCTGATTGTGCTGCAAATGTTGCTGGTCCAAGAGAATACAGGAACTTCACTGGATTTCGAAACCAATAGACATCAACATCACTCAGCAGCACATTGTACCCCATCCTTATAATCTCCAGAACAATGCACGATTTAACCTTCGTCACTCGCTTAAAACACTGGGTTCCAAAGTGGCAGTCATCAAAACTGACGTTCTTTGGCGACGTTGGATCTCTGAAAACTGGCAAACCCTAGAATTAGGGATtgagaaatttgagcataactggGAGTTTTGAAAAGGAAAATATAACTACAGAAAACAAGAAAAAACTAAATGATAGAATGAAATCAAGTTCATCATTACCTGCAAGACGGCGAATTCGTATGTCTCTTGATCTAGAGCACAGACTACAAAATTGGTGACTCTGAGATGGCGCAAGCGGCACACCCAGCTCATGAGCATGTCCCTGTAACTTGCCCCAGCTACACCAAGAACAACAGACCGATTCTCATCTGTTACAAACTGAAGGAGCATTTCTAGAGAATATGGAGCATCAGCTGCCTCCGGGTTTTCTGAAGAATAGCTTGGCAGATGGTCAGACAAGCAGTTGTTCTCTTTGTTCCATGGCTTACCAAACCCTTCATGGGTATTCTGTTCTCTACCTATGACAAAATTTGAGAAGCTAGGCTCCTCAACTTTGCTCAACATGTAATCTTCAGAATGCTTTACCACTTCATACAGCATGGAAAAAGAATGATGATGTCCTCCTGGCGGACGATGGCAATACGACCCATAAACCGAAGCGAGATGGCGATTGACACCGCTCTCCCATGATCCATCAGGTAATCTACCGCTGCTACTCAAACCAGCGCCGCGCTTTGCGGTGAAATCTTCGGGGTATAGCCCAAGAACTAGACTGCTTGCATCGAAGACGAGTCTCGTTTCAGATGACAGAACCTCATGGGCCAGCCACCAGCTGTGCGCCCCTCTTCCATACAGAAAGGAAGGCACAACTCCTGCTAGCAATGGACGGCCCGGATTGTTCCACGCGAGAACGAGCCCCCTGTCGCTGCCATCTGCTGCCCATTTGCCAGCCTGAATCTCCTCTAGCTAATGTAATTGATCAAATG is from Triticum aestivum cultivar Chinese Spring chromosome 1B, IWGSC CS RefSeq v2.1, whole genome shotgun sequence and encodes:
- the LOC123139983 gene encoding beta-arabinofuranosyltransferase RAY1; protein product: MFLPSHGHRRPPLPRRRGASSRRGVDGLTTSPRRAGCLFFLLLAFVVLAAALLHRAASSTTARAGHHHREEGDLRTAAPRVTIFSAPLRPPDGSPARQELAVRSWLALPWDVTVVLLGSHPSTLALAGRLGRRVTVEAAVDSSFMGTPFFHSMIARAQAAADSDICVLVDAEVVLLPEAVTLLTDLSRIDRDWLLVSMSRNVSSFPYNLAHSAMLEEIQAGKWAADGSDRGLVLAWNNPGRPLLAGVVPSFLYGRGAHSWWLAHEVLSSETRLVFDASSLVLGLYPEDFTAKRGAGLSSSGRLPDGSWESGVNRHLASVYGSYCHRPPGGHHHSFSMLYEVVKHSEDYMLSKVEEPSFSNFVIGREQNTHEGFGKPWNKENNCLSDHLPSYSSENPEAADAPYSLEMLLQFVTDENRSVVLGVAGASYRDMLMSWVCRLRHLRVTNFVVCALDQETYEFAVLQGLPVFRDPTSPKNVSFDDCHFGTQCFKRVTKVKSCIVLEIIRMGYNVLLSDVDVYWFRNPVKFLYSLGPATFAAQSDEFNETGPINMPRRLNSGFYYARSDSATITTMDMVVKHAAKSNSSEQPSFYDVLCGKGGVNRLGDDRCLEPSTNLTVVFLDRDKFPNGAYKGLWERHDLRLACRNLGCFIIHNNWVNGRKKKLWRQTASGLWDYDPSSRICLQSWGEASSSFTAAEQFHASEDTES
- the LOC123139991 gene encoding 50S ribosomal protein L33 is translated as MGKAKRASIFIRLVSAAGTGFFYVKRKNPRRITEKLEFRKYDPRVNKHVLFTEAKMK